From the genome of Ignavibacteriales bacterium, one region includes:
- the rlmB gene encoding 23S rRNA (guanosine(2251)-2'-O)-methyltransferase RlmB yields the protein MQKIFGRKPVLEALKSDAEIEVIYIAFGQHGDVISQIFSAAKSRGVKITQLATPKFDALEDGQNAQGVIALKSTQKYFDLSELIKKSKASPLPLLLLLDSIQDTHNLGAILRTAECAGADGVIITTNQSAPINEIVEKISAGAVSHLKICKVNNLVRTIEDLKKNGFWIVGTHINGEKNYNQLDYKMPVALVMGNEEKGIRKLVSENCDFLVKIPMKGKIGSLNVSVSTGILLFEINRQRLTN from the coding sequence ATGCAAAAAATCTTTGGTAGAAAACCGGTTCTTGAAGCTCTAAAATCCGATGCGGAGATAGAAGTGATCTATATCGCTTTTGGTCAGCACGGCGATGTAATCAGTCAGATATTTTCCGCTGCGAAGAGTAGAGGAGTAAAGATTACTCAGCTTGCAACACCAAAGTTTGATGCTCTGGAAGACGGACAAAATGCTCAAGGAGTTATTGCTCTCAAGAGTACGCAAAAATATTTTGACCTTAGTGAACTGATCAAAAAATCAAAAGCATCACCATTGCCGCTTTTGCTTCTTCTAGATTCAATTCAGGACACACACAATCTAGGCGCAATATTACGGACAGCCGAATGTGCCGGTGCCGATGGAGTTATTATCACAACAAATCAGAGTGCGCCAATTAATGAAATTGTAGAAAAAATTTCTGCCGGTGCGGTTTCGCATCTTAAAATTTGTAAGGTAAATAATCTTGTCCGAACGATTGAAGATTTGAAAAAAAATGGATTTTGGATCGTCGGAACTCACATCAACGGAGAGAAAAATTACAATCAACTTGATTATAAAATGCCCGTGGCTCTTGTAATGGGAAATGAAGAAAAGGGGATCCGTAAACTCGTTTCTGAAAATTGCGATTTCCTAGTAAAAATCCCTATGAAGGGAAAAATTGGCTCGCTCAATGTTTCCGTTTCAACCGGTATTCTTCTTTTCGAAATAAACCGCCAAAGATTAACTAATTAA
- the hisS gene encoding histidine--tRNA ligase, protein MIKAVTGTRDTLPADIPKWNYLQTIVESVFSKFNYKEIRTPIFEETTLFARGIGEATDIVGKEMYTFVDRSGDSVTLRPEMTAGVVRAFIEHSLDKKQNLNKLFYIGPMFRQERPQAGRFRQFHQFGAEALGSNDPLLDAEMIIMAYDIFASLGLKHLVVKINSLGVPSSRESYKTILKNYLEPHFEKLTSESKKRFDTNILRLFDSKEENDRKIMENAPLLIEYLDNESLEHFEKVKRALLASHIPFEVDARLVRGLDYYTHTTFEVVSGSVGSQSALCGGGRYNLLVKELGGGETPGIGFAAGIERILLACENEKSFSLEEEKLDLFLVTIERDLQNFAYQTAVDFRRKGLTVDLDYLSRSVKAQMREANRTNAKYVLLIGGEEFARGELVLKNMSNGEQKIFNKDESEKIFLSIKEN, encoded by the coding sequence ATGATTAAAGCCGTAACTGGAACCCGCGATACACTTCCAGCCGATATTCCTAAATGGAATTACTTGCAAACGATTGTCGAATCGGTATTCTCAAAATTTAACTACAAAGAAATCCGTACCCCCATTTTTGAAGAGACAACTTTATTCGCCCGTGGAATCGGAGAAGCAACAGATATTGTCGGCAAAGAGATGTATACTTTTGTTGACCGGAGCGGAGATAGCGTTACACTAAGACCTGAAATGACTGCCGGTGTTGTACGGGCATTCATCGAACATTCGTTGGACAAAAAGCAAAATCTTAATAAACTTTTTTACATCGGACCAATGTTCCGCCAGGAACGTCCGCAAGCCGGGCGATTCCGCCAGTTTCATCAATTCGGAGCTGAGGCACTTGGAAGTAACGACCCTCTTCTAGATGCCGAAATGATAATTATGGCTTACGATATTTTTGCCAGCCTCGGGTTGAAACATTTGGTGGTGAAGATCAATTCGCTTGGCGTTCCATCTTCAAGAGAAAGTTATAAAACTATATTAAAAAATTATCTTGAACCGCATTTCGAAAAACTTACTTCTGAAAGTAAAAAAAGATTTGATACAAACATTCTCCGTCTATTCGACAGCAAAGAAGAGAACGACCGTAAGATCATGGAGAACGCACCGCTTTTAATCGAATATCTTGATAATGAAAGTCTTGAACATTTCGAAAAAGTAAAACGGGCTTTGCTGGCTTCGCATATTCCCTTCGAAGTTGATGCCCGTTTAGTGAGGGGACTGGATTATTATACGCATACAACATTTGAAGTTGTTAGCGGAAGTGTTGGTTCTCAGAGCGCATTATGTGGCGGAGGAAGATATAATCTCCTTGTCAAAGAACTTGGAGGAGGAGAAACTCCGGGAATCGGTTTTGCCGCTGGGATAGAAAGAATTTTACTCGCGTGCGAAAATGAAAAATCATTTTCATTAGAAGAAGAAAAACTAGATCTTTTCCTGGTAACAATTGAAAGAGATTTACAGAACTTTGCATATCAAACCGCAGTAGATTTTAGAAGAAAAGGTCTAACAGTTGATCTTGATTATTTGAGCAGAAGTGTAAAAGCTCAGATGCGGGAAGCAAATAGAACCAATGCAAAATATGTTTTGCTTATCGGCGGAGAAGAATTTGCACGTGGTGAGTTAGTTCTAAAAAATATGAGCAATGGTGAACAGAAAATTTTTAATAAAGACGAATCCGAGAAAATCTTTCTTAGTATAAAGGAGAATTGA
- a CDS encoding PTS sugar transporter subunit IIA has product MKICEILRVEKIIASLQGSTKAEVIDELINLFKDDERVSDLEGLRNAVHEREKIMSTGVGKGFAIPHAKTNSVNEIIAAFGKLDKPLDFQALDEQPVNIIFLLVGKENMVGPHIKLLSRISRMMNKDEFRESLANAKTSEEIYSLFEQEEKQYFEAV; this is encoded by the coding sequence ATGAAAATCTGTGAAATTCTAAGAGTTGAAAAAATTATTGCGTCATTACAAGGCTCTACAAAAGCCGAAGTAATTGACGAACTCATTAATCTCTTTAAAGATGACGAACGAGTAAGCGACCTCGAAGGATTGCGTAACGCCGTGCATGAAAGAGAAAAAATCATGTCTACCGGCGTTGGTAAAGGATTTGCGATTCCTCATGCAAAAACAAACAGTGTAAATGAGATTATTGCAGCATTCGGTAAACTTGATAAGCCTCTAGACTTTCAAGCGCTTGATGAACAACCGGTTAATATTATTTTTCTTTTAGTCGGAAAAGAAAATATGGTTGGTCCTCATATTAAACTGCTCAGCCGTATCTCCCGTATGATGAATAAAGATGAATTCCGTGAAAGTCTGGCTAATGCTAAAACTTCAGAAGAAATCTATTCGTTATTCGAACAGGAAGAGAAACAATATTTTGAAGCAGTATAA